From Xenopus laevis strain J_2021 chromosome 7L, Xenopus_laevis_v10.1, whole genome shotgun sequence, one genomic window encodes:
- the LOC108695725 gene encoding olfactory receptor 1019, with amino-acid sequence MALVNQGNISEFFIQGFSDNIELRLSLFIVFLSIYLFILLGNLIVILVISVNSHLHTPMYLFLLNLSINDISSTTNILPNLLHILFTQQKNITFLGCMTQLYIFMFLVSDEYILLAIMAYDRYVAICDPLHYIERMTQKHCTQLITASLAVSLLDPIPHTVFISELSYCSSHVIDYIFCDVVPLQKLSCSDTFNVELLTYIEGTLVVFNCFLLTLISYVFIILAILKIKSSKGRKKAFSTCASHLICVIIFYGTLISLYVRPTANYYPKRDKFFALLYIVLIPMLNPLIYTLKNREFQSAFNKLSTNYSFFPKGTIKTQMKI; translated from the coding sequence atgGCTTTAGTAAATCAAGGAAATATATCAGAATTCTTCATCCAAGGATTCTCAGATAATATTGAGTTGCGGCTGTCTCTTTTCATTGTGTTCCTCAGCATCTATCTTTTCATTCTCCTTGGAAATCTTATTGTCATTTTAGTGATTTCTGTAAATTCTCACTTACACACTCCCATGTACTTATTTTTGCTGAATCTTTCAATCAATGATATCAGTTCCACTACAAAtattttacctaatttattacACATCCTTTTCACACAACAAAAGAATATTACCTTTTTAGGGTGTATGACTCAGCTATATATTTTCATGTTCTTGGTTAGTGATGAATACATTTTGCTGGCTATTATGGCATATGATCGCTATGTTGCCATTTGTGATCCTCTTCATTACATTGAGCGGATGACCCAGAAACACTGCACTCAGTTGATAACTGCATCATTGGCTGTTAGTCTTTTGGATCCTATTCCACATACTGTTTTTATATCTGAATTATCATATTGTTCTTCCCATGTCATTGACTATATCTTCTGTGATGTTGTACCACTTCAAAAACTTTCATGCAGTGACACCTTCAATGTGGAGCTTTTAACTTATATTGAAGGGACACTGGtggttttcaattgctttttactTACTTTGATCTCTTACGTTTTTATCATCTTGGCAATCctgaaaataaaatcttcaaaGGGCAGAAAGAAAGCTTTCTCGACATGTGCTTCACACTTAATCTGTGTCATAATTTTTTATGGGactttgatttctttgtatgtgaggcccacagcaaattattatcCAAAAAGAGACAAGTTTTTTGCCCTGCTGTACATTGTATTGATCCCAATGCTGAATCCTCTGATTTACACTCTAAAGAATAGAGAATTTCAATCTGCCTTTAATAAACTAAGTACAAATTACAGTTTTTTCCCAAAAGGGACTattaaaacacaaatgaaaatataa
- the LOC108695723 gene encoding olfactory receptor 1019 codes for MTKETTGNQSEINIFTMQCFSEKTELQVPLFIVFLLIFLIIILGNIVIFATIISSSHLHTPMYVFLCVLSFLDISYASTTLPKLLVMLSTQRKIISFVGCITQLYFFLSFICTEFLLLAAMAYDRYVAICRPLHYTLLMSLKNCVKLLAASCIVGFLDPFIFALLIANLSFCASHIIDHFFCDVSPVLKLTCSDTSTLEILIYINGALVGSSAFILTSTSYIFIICSIMRIQSSHGQQKAFSTCASHLMCVLIFYVTIICLDTRPIKAFNPKQDKFFSLLYMTLIPLLNPLIYTLKNKDFKDSLRKLATKIHAHSKCNAVN; via the coding sequence ATGACTAAAGAGACAACAGGAAATCAGTCAGAGATAAACATatttacaatgcagtgtttttcagagaaaactgAGCTCCAAGTTCCTCTCTTCATAGTCTTTCTGCTTATCTTCCTCATCATTATACTTGGTAACATAGTTATTTTTGCAACAATTATTTCCAGTTCCCACCTGCACACCCCGATGTATGTTTTCTTGTGTGTCCTTTCATTTCTGGACATTTCCTATGCCTCTACAACTCTACCAAAGCTTCTGGTCATGCTCTCCACTCAACGGAAGATTATATCATTTGTAGGGTGCATCACTCAGCtctattttttcctttcctttatttGCACGGAATTCCTTCTTCTTGCTGCCATGGCCTATGACCGCTATGTTGCAATTTGTCGCCCACTTCATTATACGTTACTTATGAGTCTGAAAAACTGTGTGAAGCTTCTAGCAGCCTCTTGTATTGTTGGATTTTTAGACCcttttatatttgctttattaaTAGCAAACTTGTCTTTTTGTGCATCTCATATCATTGACCATTTTTTCTGTGATGTAAGCCCAGTTCTAAAGCTGACCTGCAGCGACACCTCCACCTTGGAAATTTTAATCTACATCAACGGAGCACTTGTTGGCTCTAGTGCATTCATTCTGACTTCAACCTCTTACATTTTTATCATCTGTTCAATAATGAGGATTCAATCATCCCATGGACAACAAAAAGCCTTTTCTACTTGCGCGTCCCACCTGATGTGTGTTCTCATTTTTTATGTCACAATTATCTGCTTGGATACAAGACCCATAAAAGCTTTTAATCCAAAGCAGGACAAATTCTTTTCTCTTCTGTATATGACCTTAATCCCTTTGCTAAATCCACTTATTTAtaccttaaaaaataaagattttaaagattCTTTAAGGAAACTGGCAACTAAAATACATGCACACTCAAAGTGTAACGCCGTAAAttaa